The following nucleotide sequence is from Halapricum desulfuricans.
CGTCGTCTGGATCACGGTCGCGGTGTTGCTACATTCGGTGGGGATGGTCGGGCTCTACGATCGGGTCTGGTGGTGGGATCACCTCACACATACGCTCTCCGGCGGGCTCGTCGCCATTGCCGGGTACGCCGTAACGAGCGCGGTCGACGAACACGCGCCGGACGTCAGCCTGCCGCCGGCGTTCCTGTGGGTGTTCGTCTTCCTGTTTACCGTCGCCGTCGGCGTCTGCTGGGAACTGCTGGAGATGATCGGCCGGGAACTGGCGCGAGCGATGGACGTCGAGCCGATCCTGATCGTCTACAGCGTCGAGGACACGATGCTCGATCTGGTGTTCAACGTCGTCGGCGCGACAGTCGTCGCGGCGATGGCGCGACTCTCCGGCGGACGTGCCGTTCTGGAGCGGCTGGGCGACTCGCTGGCCCGGCAGTGATCGGATCAGCGACGGTATAACGACGCTGACGACCGGTTTAATAGCGCCGACCGACACCGTTTTCCTCGCGCCACTGCCACGTTCCAGTATGGACGGCGGAAGCGGCGAGATGACTCTCGCATTCGATCTGGAAGCACTGAAGCGGCTGGCCCACCCGGACGCGGTGTTTTCCGACGCGCGTCAGTGGAGCGAATACGTCGGCGTCGTCTCCGAGAAGCCGACCTACGTCGTGACGAACTTCACGCGCAAACACCGCATTCGGCAGGACTTCTTCTCCGGGCCCAGAGGTCGCGACGAGAGCCTCGAGAACGTCCGCGATCAGTTCGATACGCCCCGGTACGTTTACGTCGGAACTGACGAGGACGACGAGGAACTGGCGACGTCGGTCGGCTG
It contains:
- a CDS encoding DUF7124 domain-containing protein, whose amino-acid sequence is MDGGSGEMTLAFDLEALKRLAHPDAVFSDARQWSEYVGVVSEKPTYVVTNFTRKHRIRQDFFSGPRGRDESLENVRDQFDTPRYVYVGTDEDDEELATSVGWEYLDIVEAADAAGWELGEPEVPGQESDDGRDDWP